A single Gasterosteus aculeatus chromosome 2, fGasAcu3.hap1.1, whole genome shotgun sequence DNA region contains:
- the LOC120829312 gene encoding dnaJ homolog subfamily C member 16 has translation MAASRMSVAVVLVLSVLLAGASHAGPEMDPYKVLGVTRSASQAEIKKVYKRLAKEWHPDKNKNPGAEDMFIKITKSYEILSSEDKRANYDRYGQTDDTQPYGGARYGHRHDSFYFDESFNSFPFNSKHHRDFADNKYTLHFNQYVNDVVPDSYKRPYLIKITSDWCFSCIHIEPVWKEVVQEMETLGVGIGVVDVGHERRLANHLGAHRTPSILGVINGKVTFFHYAVAKEHLRQFVEDLLPQRLVEWVTDKNDLQFLSSWHELNKPHVLLFDQVPEVPLLYKLTAFVYKDYLQFGYVDQGLSETANLQKEFNINTYAPTMLVFKENIDKPADIIQAKGMKKQIIDEFMSNNRFLLVPRLVNQKLFDELCPVKQFHRRRKYCVLLITGDEETFTLGNHAFLSFASTITKEVVRFAYVYQRLQRPLCDVFTQSKDSAESSAQVVILERRNAAGKALFKPVTGWNGSEEDKRRLLEELERLQKDPSILVHDAVLPELNNEFASMFAIRWIYASYDYLSEVIDDILHNNWREMMPLLSLIFSALFILFGTVVIQAFSDSSEDVQTKPKAKDGSKAENGSPETGSASSRPPKKSFVEVTELTDITYMSNLVKLRPGHMNIVLVLTDASKNILLSKFAKEVYSFTGSLTLHFSFLNMDKHGEWMFTLLEYAQDATQIDADEDDGGNRKADYTGYVLALNGHKKYLCLFKPVYTGEDPDGKSSEDEGAGSGGRSSRCGSRDDHPPRRSKRSRSLSTLQIHHKLDRLGLWMERLMEGTLHRYYIPTWPGLDKITPGK, from the exons ATGGCAGCGTCGAGGATGTCTGTGGCCGTGGTGCTGGTCCTCTCGGTGCTGCTCGCGGGAGCGTCCCACGCCGGGCCTGAGATGGACCCCTACAAAGTATTGGGAGTAACCAGGAGTGCCAGCCAGGCGGAGATCAAGAAGGTCTATAAGCGCCTGGCAAAGGAATG GCatcctgacaaaaacaaaaatccaggTGCTGAGGACATGTTTATCAAGATTACCAAATCGTATGAG ATCCTGTCCAGCGAAGACAAACGCGCCAACTATGACCGCTACGGGCAGACGGATGACACCCAGCCGTACGGCGGCGCCCGCTACGGCCACCGCCACGACAGCTTTTACTTTGACGAGTCCTTCAACAGCTTCCCCTTCAACAGCAAGCACCACAGGGACTTTGCTGACAACAAGTACACGCTGCACTTCAACCAGTATGTAAACGACGTGGTGCCCGACAGCTACAAGAGGCCGTACCTGATAAAGATCACCTCCGATTGGTGCTTCAGCTGCATCCACATCGAGCCTGTGTGGAAAGAGGTGGTGCAGGAGATGGAGACTCTAG GTGTCGGGATTGGCGTGGTGGACGTGGGCCATGAGAGGCGCTTGGCCAATCACCTCGGGGCTCATCGCACGCCGTCCATACTAGGAGTCATAAACGGCAAGGTGACGTTTTTCCATTACGCTGTAGCAAAGGAGCACCTGAGGCAGTTTGTGGAGGACCTTCTTCCGCAGAGACTTGTTGAATGG gtCACCGACAAGAATGACCTGCAGTTCCTGAGCAGCTGGCACGAGCTCAACAAACCACACGTGCTTCTGTTCGACCAAGTGCCTGAAGTTCCTCTGCTTTACAAA CTGACAGCTTTTGTCTACAAGGACTACTTGCAGTTTGGCTACGTGGACCAGGGCCTTTCAGAGACGGCAAATCTGCAGAAAGAGTTCAACATCAACACCTACGCTCCGACCATGCTGGTCTTCAAAGAGAACATTGACAAGCCCGCTGACATCATCCAG GCTAAAGGAATGAAAAAGCAAATTATTGACGAGTTCATGTCAAACAACAGATTCCTTCTCGTGCCGCGGCTGGTCAATCAGAAGCTCTTCGATGAGCTCTGTCCCGTCAAACAGTTCCACAGACGCAGGAA atactGTGTCCTGCTGATCACAGGTGACGAAGAGACCTTTACTCTTGGGAACCACGCGTTTCTCTCATTTGCCTCTACCATTACCAAGGAAGTTGTGAGATTTGCTTATGTGTACCAACGGCTGCAGCGACCGCTTTGCGACGTGTTCACGCAGAGCAAGGACAGCGCAGAGTCATCAGCACAG GTGGTGATCCTGGAGAGGCGTAACGCGGCGGGGAAGGCCCTGTTCAAGCCGGTGACCGGCTGGAACGGCAGCGAGGAAGACAAGCGGcgtctgctggaggagctggagcgaCTGCAGAAGGACCCGTCCATCCTCGTCCACGACGCCGTGCTGCCCGAGCTCAACAACGAGTTTGCCTCT ATGTTTGCGATCCGATGGATCTACGCATCGTACGATTACCTCTCCGAGGTCATTGATGATATTCTGCACAACAACTG GCGTGAGATGATGCCTCTTCTGTCCCTCATCTTCTCGGCTCTGTTCATCCTGTTTGGAACCGTGGTCATCCAGGCCTTCAG TGACTCAAGTGAAGACGTGCAGACTAAACCGAAGGCAAAAGATGGATCAAAAGCAGAGAATGGGTCGCCCGAGACTGGTAGTGCTTCAAG TCGGCCTCCTAAAAAGAGTTTTGTGGAGGTGACAGAGCTGACGGATATCACTTACATGAGCAACCTGGTGAAACTGAGGCCGGGACACATGAACATAGTGCTGGTGCTCACCGACGCCTCCAAGAACATCCTCCTAAGCAAGTTTGCCAAAGAGGTCTACTCCTTCACGGG GAGCCTGACACTGCATTTCTCCTTCCTGAACATGGACAAGCACGGCGAGTGGATGTTCACGCTGCTGGAATACGCCCAGGACGCCACGCAGATCGACGCGGACGAGGACGACGGCGGGAACCGCAAGGCGGACTACACGGGCTACGTGCTGGCGCTCAACGGCCACAAAAAGTACCTCTGCCTCTTCAAGCCCGTCTACACCGGGGAAGATCCTGACGGCAAGTCGTCCGAGGACGAAGGGGCCGGTTCGGGGGGGAGATCGTCCAGGTGCGGCTCCCGCGACGACCACCCGCCGCGCAGGTCCAAGCGGTCCCGCAGCTTATCCACCCTGCAGATCCACCACAAGCTGGACCGCCTGGGGTTGTGGATGGAGCGGCTCATGGAAGGCACTCTGCATCGCTACTACATCCCCACCTGGCCCGGGCTGGACAAAATCACCCCCGGCAAATAG